A genomic stretch from Enterobacter oligotrophicus includes:
- the tssH gene encoding type VI secretion system ATPase TssH, with protein MENPAILLRRLNPYCARAMEGAASLCQTRAHAEILPEHWLLKLLEQGEGDLTVLARRYEWDMDAIWQDLLTFMDSLPRSVRSRPQLSDSLQALMQDAWLCASLAGEEQIRSIHLLMALVDKPKRVRCDGLWPLLTLAQSQLERLRPLLDAQSDERPEVQQEAELAQGGEVEFVGRPVNAGIKDGELTPALQNALDKFTLDVTARARDGKIDPVFGRDNEIRQMVDILSRRRKNNPILVGEPGVGKTALVEGLALRIHEGNVPDALKPVSVRTLDLGLLQAGAGVKGEFEQRLKNIIEAVQQSPAPVLLFIDEAHTIIGAGNQAGGADAANLLKPALARGELRTIAATTWSEYKQYFERDAALERRFQMVKVDEPDDDTACLMLRGLKSRYAQHHGVHITDEAVRAAVNLSRRYLTGRQLPDKAVDLLDTASARVRMSLDTVPEPLTRMKAQLTALAMEKQALLEDIAVGNSAHGERLAAIEQDEIRIILQLDERETQYGQELKLTEELLACRSDISRQAETADLQSQLSAVQQNNPLLGLDVDARTVATVIADWTGVPLSSLMKDEQTELLSLEDNLGRRVVGQDAALNAIAQRLRASKTGLAPENGPQGVFLLVGPSGTGKTETALALADELFGGEKSLITINLSEYQEPHTVSQLKGSPPGYVGYGQGGILTEAVRKRPYSVVLLDEVEKAHRDVMNLFYQVFDRGFMRDGEGREIDFRNTVILMTSNLGSDHIMQMLDGQPEATEPDLQELLRPLLRDHFQPALLARFQTVIYRPLAQAAMRTIVGMKLNQVSKRLARHYGMKTVIADSLSDALTSACLLPDTGARNVDSLLNQQILPVLSQQLLSHMAAGQKPQCLTMGWSEELGVVIELQQDGE; from the coding sequence ATGGAAAATCCAGCCATCCTGTTACGCCGTCTTAACCCTTACTGTGCCCGCGCGATGGAAGGCGCTGCCTCCCTGTGCCAGACCCGCGCCCATGCGGAAATCCTGCCCGAACACTGGTTGCTGAAACTGCTGGAGCAGGGTGAGGGTGACCTGACGGTGCTGGCCCGCCGCTATGAATGGGATATGGACGCCATCTGGCAGGATTTGCTTACCTTTATGGATTCGCTGCCCCGTTCGGTGCGCAGCCGTCCGCAGCTGTCGGACAGCCTTCAGGCGCTGATGCAGGACGCCTGGCTGTGCGCCTCGCTGGCAGGTGAAGAACAGATCCGCAGCATTCATCTGCTGATGGCCCTGGTGGATAAACCGAAACGGGTGCGCTGCGATGGTCTGTGGCCGCTGCTGACGCTGGCGCAGAGCCAGCTTGAACGCCTGCGCCCGCTGCTGGATGCGCAGTCGGACGAGCGCCCGGAGGTGCAGCAGGAAGCGGAGCTGGCGCAGGGCGGTGAGGTGGAGTTCGTTGGCCGTCCGGTGAATGCCGGTATAAAGGATGGGGAACTGACCCCTGCGCTGCAGAACGCGCTGGACAAGTTCACCCTCGACGTCACTGCACGCGCCCGCGACGGTAAAATCGACCCGGTGTTTGGCCGCGACAACGAAATCCGTCAGATGGTGGATATCCTGTCGCGTCGCCGCAAGAACAACCCGATTCTGGTGGGCGAGCCCGGCGTCGGCAAGACTGCCCTCGTGGAAGGACTGGCGCTGCGCATTCATGAGGGCAACGTGCCGGACGCGCTGAAGCCGGTCTCAGTTCGTACCCTCGACCTCGGTCTGCTGCAGGCAGGGGCGGGTGTGAAGGGCGAATTCGAGCAGCGCCTGAAAAACATCATTGAAGCGGTGCAGCAGTCACCCGCTCCCGTTCTGCTGTTTATCGACGAAGCCCACACCATTATTGGCGCAGGCAACCAGGCGGGCGGCGCGGATGCGGCCAACCTGCTGAAACCCGCGCTCGCGCGTGGCGAACTCAGAACCATCGCCGCGACGACCTGGTCTGAATACAAGCAGTATTTTGAGCGTGATGCGGCGCTGGAACGTCGCTTCCAGATGGTGAAAGTGGACGAGCCGGACGACGACACCGCCTGCCTGATGCTGCGTGGTCTGAAATCACGCTACGCACAGCACCACGGGGTGCACATTACCGATGAGGCTGTCAGGGCGGCGGTCAACCTGTCCAGACGTTACCTGACCGGTCGCCAGCTGCCGGACAAGGCGGTGGACCTTCTGGACACGGCTTCGGCCCGCGTGCGCATGAGCCTGGACACCGTGCCGGAGCCACTGACCCGGATGAAGGCGCAGCTCACGGCCCTGGCGATGGAAAAGCAGGCGCTGCTGGAGGATATCGCGGTGGGTAACAGCGCTCACGGCGAACGGCTGGCCGCCATCGAACAGGACGAAATCCGCATTATCCTGCAGCTCGACGAACGGGAAACGCAGTACGGCCAGGAGCTGAAACTGACGGAAGAACTTCTTGCCTGCCGCAGTGATATCTCCCGCCAGGCGGAAACCGCTGATTTGCAAAGTCAGCTCAGTGCAGTTCAGCAAAACAACCCGCTGCTGGGGCTGGATGTGGATGCGCGCACCGTCGCCACGGTTATCGCCGACTGGACCGGCGTGCCGCTCTCTTCCCTGATGAAAGACGAGCAGACCGAACTGCTGAGCCTGGAAGACAACCTCGGCAGACGCGTGGTGGGCCAGGACGCCGCACTGAACGCCATCGCTCAACGGCTTCGTGCATCCAAAACCGGGCTTGCGCCGGAGAACGGTCCGCAGGGGGTGTTCCTGCTGGTTGGTCCGAGCGGAACCGGCAAGACCGAAACGGCACTGGCGCTGGCGGATGAGCTGTTTGGCGGCGAGAAATCCCTGATCACCATCAATCTTTCTGAGTACCAGGAGCCGCATACCGTCTCCCAGCTCAAGGGTTCCCCTCCGGGCTACGTCGGCTACGGGCAGGGCGGTATCCTCACCGAAGCCGTGCGCAAACGCCCGTACAGCGTGGTGTTGCTGGATGAAGTGGAAAAGGCGCACCGGGACGTGATGAACCTGTTCTACCAGGTGTTTGACCGGGGCTTTATGCGCGACGGCGAGGGGCGGGAAATTGATTTTCGCAACACGGTCATTCTGATGACCTCCAATCTCGGCAGCGACCATATCATGCAGATGCTGGACGGACAGCCGGAGGCGACCGAACCGGACCTGCAGGAGCTGCTGCGCCCGCTGCTGCGCGATCACTTCCAGCCTGCGCTGCTGGCCCGTTTCCAGACGGTGATTTACCGTCCGCTGGCACAGGCTGCGATGCGCACGATTGTGGGGATGAAGCTGAATCAGGTGAGTAAACGCCTGGCGCGCCACTATGGCATGAAAACCGTTATAGCTGACAGCCTTTCTGATGCGCTGACCAGCGCTTGTCTGCTGCCGGATACCGGGGCGCGAAACGTCGACAGCCTTCTGAACCAGCAGATATTGCCGGTGCTGAGCCAGCAACTGTTAAGTCATATGGCGGCGGGGCAGAAACCGCAGTGCCTGACGATGGGCTGGAGTGAGGAACTGGGGGTTGTCATTGAGTTACAGCAGGATGGTGAGTGA
- the hcp gene encoding type VI secretion system effector Hcp has product MAIPVYLWLKDDGGADIKGSVDVKDREGSIEVVAQEHNLYIPTDNNTGKLTGTRIHTPFLFTKEIDSSSPYLYKAVTTGQTLKSAEFKWYKINDAGQEVEYFNTKLENVKLVKVNPKMHDIKDPAFEKHNHLEQIELRYEKITWTYKDGNIIHSDSWNERTTA; this is encoded by the coding sequence ATGGCAATTCCTGTTTATCTGTGGCTGAAGGACGACGGCGGCGCGGACATCAAAGGTTCCGTGGACGTGAAGGACCGTGAAGGCAGCATCGAAGTGGTGGCGCAGGAACATAATCTGTACATCCCGACCGATAACAACACCGGCAAGCTGACCGGCACGCGTATCCACACGCCGTTCCTGTTCACCAAGGAGATCGACTCCTCCAGCCCGTATCTGTACAAGGCGGTGACCACTGGCCAGACCCTGAAATCTGCTGAATTCAAGTGGTACAAAATCAACGACGCGGGCCAGGAAGTGGAATATTTCAACACCAAACTGGAAAACGTGAAGCTGGTGAAAGTGAATCCGAAGATGCACGACATCAAGGACCCGGCTTTCGAGAAGCATAACCACCTTGAGCAGATCGAACTGCGTTACGAAAAAATCACCTGGACCTACAAGGACGGCAACATTATTCATTCCGACTCCTGGAACGAACGTACCACTGCCTGA
- a CDS encoding OmpA family protein — translation MRELSRTVMTVLATVLALWLVLGFWPLSVWSRAVLSLCIVLVSGALLWRQWQLRQYRQVVSTQITENCLPPEDFQGAVVLVCGDTASLFPAGAAYRETRQGWYMRAENAEQLPLLAQHLAARCPALVSQASVLLAILPEQHTQDETLAQSLRGWRRSIAQCRTWLNGLPPVWSVVWVSPPASEIQEDTCWFTVTPDLPGLRVRQNGHVALPVADWQRESGSYASRLYQTLWLDSVLALTERHVTRPLSIRQGELLPLKICATGVCLTPVTAVEDNLWQQQITGITTLSPVCTSITGMLPLPEVLLAYLPRRHGISRRMQDVRLAGGIGFLFLALAMLASFINNQRLVRSVGDHLAVYHRLNGTPPAPKQQAQQRLRADSHQLDDWKRRGEPLRYGLGLYQGMRLIPPVEAALTDWAPPPPPRPVIKKIVQGPQTIRLDSMSLFDTGKWVLKPGSTKLLVNSLVGIKAKPGWLIVVAGHTDSTGDDKSNQVLSLKRAESVRDWMRDTGDVPESCFAVQGYGESRPVATNDTPEGRALNRRVEISLVPQANACQLPGNTPASSDDGVSKNEME, via the coding sequence ATGCGTGAACTTTCGCGTACGGTGATGACCGTTCTCGCCACTGTTCTGGCTCTGTGGCTGGTGCTGGGATTCTGGCCGCTGTCTGTCTGGAGCAGGGCGGTGCTCAGCCTCTGCATTGTACTGGTCAGTGGTGCGCTGCTGTGGCGTCAGTGGCAACTGCGTCAATACCGTCAGGTCGTTAGCACACAGATAACAGAGAACTGTTTGCCGCCTGAAGATTTTCAGGGTGCAGTGGTGCTGGTTTGTGGCGATACCGCCTCCCTGTTCCCTGCGGGGGCGGCTTATCGTGAAACCCGCCAGGGCTGGTATATGCGGGCAGAGAACGCGGAACAGTTGCCGTTGCTGGCGCAGCATCTGGCAGCCCGGTGCCCGGCGCTGGTGTCGCAGGCTTCTGTATTGTTGGCGATATTACCGGAGCAGCACACTCAGGACGAAACACTGGCGCAGTCTCTGCGTGGATGGCGACGCAGCATTGCGCAGTGCCGTACATGGCTGAACGGCCTGCCGCCCGTCTGGAGCGTGGTCTGGGTGTCCCCTCCTGCGAGTGAAATTCAGGAAGATACTTGCTGGTTTACCGTGACGCCGGATTTGCCTGGCTTGAGGGTCCGGCAGAATGGTCATGTGGCTCTACCGGTTGCTGACTGGCAGCGGGAGTCCGGAAGCTATGCCTCACGCCTTTATCAGACGTTGTGGCTGGACAGCGTGCTGGCGCTGACTGAACGTCATGTTACCCGCCCGCTCAGTATCCGGCAGGGAGAGCTTCTTCCCCTAAAAATTTGTGCCACTGGTGTTTGCCTGACACCCGTCACTGCGGTTGAGGATAATCTCTGGCAACAGCAGATAACGGGTATCACCACACTTTCCCCTGTATGCACATCTATAACCGGGATGCTGCCTCTGCCAGAGGTTCTGCTGGCATATCTGCCACGCCGCCACGGGATCAGTCGTCGAATGCAGGATGTACGTCTGGCCGGTGGTATTGGTTTTCTCTTTCTTGCGCTGGCGATGCTGGCGTCCTTTATCAACAACCAGCGTCTGGTGCGCAGTGTGGGAGACCATCTTGCTGTATACCACCGTCTCAACGGCACGCCTCCGGCACCGAAACAGCAGGCCCAGCAACGTCTTCGCGCCGACAGCCATCAGTTGGATGACTGGAAACGCCGTGGTGAGCCATTGCGCTATGGGCTGGGGTTGTACCAGGGAATGCGACTGATACCACCCGTGGAAGCAGCGCTGACTGACTGGGCACCTCCTCCACCGCCCCGTCCGGTAATAAAGAAGATTGTGCAGGGGCCGCAGACTATCCGCCTCGACAGCATGTCTCTGTTCGACACCGGAAAATGGGTGCTGAAGCCCGGCTCAACAAAGCTGCTGGTGAACTCGCTGGTCGGCATTAAAGCGAAACCCGGCTGGCTAATTGTGGTGGCGGGCCATACCGACAGCACGGGCGATGACAAATCCAACCAGGTGCTCTCCCTTAAACGCGCTGAGTCTGTCCGTGACTGGATGCGTGACACCGGTGATGTGCCGGAGAGCTGTTTTGCGGTGCAGGGCTATGGAGAAAGTCGCCCTGTTGCCACCAATGACACACCGGAAGGCCGTGCGCTTAACCGCCGTGTCGAAATCAGTCTGGTACCGCAGGCAAATGCCTGCCAGTTACCGGGCAACACACCCGCGTCATCGGATGATGGCGTATCAAAAAATGAAATGGAGTAA
- the tssL gene encoding type VI secretion system protein TssL, short form, translating to MNTPDIDLINKTFYPGWLMVSQLRSGQEIKDGDALYRRACRWVNDARESLTQAGFSETSCERMLYAYCALLDESVMNRDKQDDGYRRWRKDPLQARFFSTLNAGEELWERIRTILREPAPDVAVLTCLYRTLQLGFVGQYREQDDERREDVIRALGEQVPSFTLAQEAPVVVRASRLSSGRRMYWLGWMTGFAVLAGLWFTFSSVLSQMVAQIAGQG from the coding sequence ATGAATACGCCTGATATTGACCTGATAAATAAAACCTTTTATCCGGGCTGGCTGATGGTCAGCCAGTTGCGCAGTGGACAGGAGATCAAAGACGGAGATGCGCTCTACCGCCGGGCCTGTCGCTGGGTAAATGACGCCCGAGAATCGCTGACGCAGGCCGGATTCAGTGAAACTAGCTGCGAACGGATGCTGTATGCCTACTGTGCGCTACTGGATGAGAGCGTAATGAACCGTGACAAACAGGATGACGGGTACCGCAGATGGCGTAAAGACCCGCTACAGGCCCGTTTTTTCAGCACCCTGAATGCCGGGGAAGAACTGTGGGAGCGTATCCGTACAATTCTGCGCGAACCGGCACCGGATGTGGCAGTGCTGACATGCCTGTACAGAACCTTGCAACTGGGTTTTGTCGGGCAGTACCGCGAACAGGACGACGAACGTCGGGAGGATGTGATTCGGGCGCTTGGCGAACAGGTTCCGTCATTCACTCTGGCGCAGGAGGCTCCAGTGGTGGTCAGAGCATCCCGTTTAAGTAGTGGACGCCGAATGTACTGGCTGGGTTGGATGACCGGTTTTGCGGTGTTGGCGGGGCTGTGGTTCACGTTCTCTTCTGTCCTGTCGCAGATGGTAGCGCAGATCGCAGGGCAGGGATAA